The following coding sequences lie in one Halomonas sp. 'Soap Lake #6' genomic window:
- the sohB gene encoding protease SohB, protein MSEWLVEMGTFLIQTAAVVALVGIALLLVMRSKESNDDSLKLRIESLNDQRRARGRRLRVNTTEQGARKKLIKTFRQEEKAKHKAAKEGKSEHQHASKVWVLDFHGDLKASQTEQFAQEVSAIIEVASTEDEVIVRLESAGGLVHAYGLAAAQLDRLRVAGLTTTVCIDKVAASGGYMMACTANHIKAAPFAVIGSIGVVAQVPNIHRLLKRHDIDVELLTAGKYKRTLTVLGENTQEGREKFIDDLENTHQLFKNYVSQHRPDMDIDKLATGEIWYGSEALEQQLVDSVGTSEAYLVERMAEADVYHVKLEPPKSISRKVGLAISTGVEQAIVKGLGLVDAAGWQRR, encoded by the coding sequence ATGAGTGAGTGGCTTGTAGAGATGGGGACATTCCTAATCCAGACAGCTGCTGTAGTGGCGCTGGTGGGGATTGCTTTGTTGCTTGTGATGCGTAGCAAGGAATCTAACGATGATAGCCTCAAGTTGCGCATCGAGTCGCTAAATGACCAGCGGCGTGCACGAGGACGCCGATTGCGTGTAAACACTACGGAGCAGGGAGCGCGTAAAAAGTTAATCAAAACCTTTCGACAAGAAGAGAAGGCAAAACACAAAGCCGCCAAAGAAGGCAAAAGTGAGCACCAACATGCTTCAAAAGTATGGGTTCTAGACTTTCACGGTGATTTAAAAGCATCCCAAACAGAGCAGTTTGCCCAGGAAGTGTCTGCAATTATCGAAGTAGCCAGCACTGAAGATGAAGTAATTGTTCGCTTAGAGTCCGCGGGAGGGCTAGTACATGCCTATGGACTCGCCGCAGCTCAACTAGATCGGCTTCGTGTGGCAGGGTTAACAACAACCGTCTGCATCGATAAGGTTGCCGCGAGCGGCGGTTACATGATGGCCTGTACCGCTAACCATATCAAAGCAGCACCGTTTGCGGTGATTGGCTCTATTGGCGTTGTTGCACAAGTTCCCAACATACATCGCCTACTTAAACGCCATGACATTGATGTTGAACTTCTCACCGCGGGTAAATATAAGCGCACCTTGACTGTTTTAGGCGAGAATACCCAAGAGGGGCGTGAGAAATTTATTGATGACCTGGAAAACACTCATCAATTATTCAAAAACTACGTTTCCCAACATCGCCCCGACATGGATATCGACAAGCTAGCAACCGGTGAAATCTGGTATGGCAGTGAGGCCCTTGAGCAGCAACTGGTAGATAGTGTCGGCACTAGCGAGGCGTATTTGGTTGAGCGTATGGCCGAAGCCGATGTCTATCACGTGAAGCTAGAACCTCCTAAGTCGATAAGCCGTAAAGTTGGTTTGGCAATATCGACAGGGGTCGAGCAAGCCATTGTAAAAGGGTTGGGCCTAGTCGATGCCGCCGGTTGGCAGCGCCGCTAA
- a CDS encoding ArsR/SmtB family transcription factor: protein MFASPSAATRLLEDNCQAIETGTNLLKALANEKRLQILCLLAEKELSVTQINQQLALSQSALSQHLAILRRDQLVNTRRESQTIFYSLKSDSAKAIIDTLAHYYAA, encoded by the coding sequence ATGTTTGCTTCCCCAAGCGCCGCTACACGCCTGCTAGAAGATAACTGCCAAGCAATCGAGACTGGCACTAACTTGCTTAAAGCACTCGCTAACGAAAAGCGCCTACAGATCCTCTGTTTGCTAGCAGAGAAGGAGCTGTCAGTTACCCAGATTAATCAGCAGCTAGCACTTAGCCAATCTGCACTCTCACAGCACCTGGCGATTCTGCGTCGAGATCAATTGGTTAACACACGCAGGGAGTCACAAACTATTTTCTACTCCCTTAAAAGCGATAGCGCCAAGGCGATCATCGATACCTTGGCGCATTACTACGCGGCTTAA
- a CDS encoding 7-cyano-7-deazaguanine/7-aminomethyl-7-deazaguanine transporter translates to MFALTDTQHRRCLLVMVAFHIGIIAASNYLVQLPFTMFGFHTTWGAFSFPFIFLATDLTVRLFGKGPARSIILRVMLPALVVSYVVSVVFPRGSFAGLDALGEWNLFVARIALASFLAYVIGQLLDVQVFDRLRQWAWWVAPVCSTILGNLADTFAFFFAAFYNSPDPFMANHWVEIAVVDYAIKLAISLLFFLPLYGLLLAWLTRRLVVWTGQVDMPPRTA, encoded by the coding sequence ATGTTTGCATTGACCGATACACAGCACCGCCGTTGCCTATTGGTAATGGTTGCTTTCCATATTGGCATTATCGCCGCTAGTAACTATTTGGTTCAGCTGCCGTTTACGATGTTTGGGTTTCATACTACCTGGGGAGCGTTCAGCTTTCCGTTTATTTTTCTAGCCACTGACTTGACGGTGCGATTGTTTGGCAAAGGCCCTGCCCGTAGCATCATTCTGCGTGTCATGCTGCCTGCACTGGTCGTGTCTTATGTTGTGTCGGTAGTTTTTCCTCGTGGTAGTTTTGCTGGCCTGGATGCTTTAGGTGAATGGAACCTGTTTGTTGCTCGTATCGCGCTAGCTAGCTTTCTGGCCTATGTCATAGGGCAATTACTGGATGTGCAGGTATTTGACCGTTTACGCCAATGGGCTTGGTGGGTAGCACCTGTGTGTTCGACGATCTTAGGAAATTTAGCGGATACCTTCGCATTTTTCTTTGCAGCATTTTATAACAGTCCTGATCCTTTCATGGCGAACCATTGGGTTGAGATTGCGGTGGTTGATTACGCCATTAAGCTTGCCATTAGCCTACTATTCTTCTTGCCCTTATACGGTTTGCTATTAGCTTGGTTAACGCGTCGCTTGGTAGTGTGGACAGGCCAAGTTGACATGCCCCCTAGAACTGCATAG
- a CDS encoding propionyl-CoA synthetase — MTLYQRTYQQSVEHPETFWAEQAKRLPWYTPPATTLSYDDQQHACWFGDGELNICYAAIDYHVEQGRGGQPAIFWDSPVTQSKQTITYHELRDRVAKFAGGLASLGVTKGDRVVIYMPMVPEALVAMYACARLGAVHSVVFGGFAPHELAIRIEDAEPKVIVAASCGVEVDKVLPYKPIIEQAITLSSFKPDACVVFQREALHAELLEGDYDWAELVASAPFADCVSVKATDPLYVLYTSGTTGKPKGVVRDTGGYAVALAYSMEAIYALEPGDVMFTASDVGWVVGHSYIVYAPLLRGCTTIVYEGKPVKTPDAGSFWRIIDEYKVKSFFTAPTAFRAIKKEDPDAKLLGNYDISSLEHLYVAGERLDPPTFHWLDDLLDVPVIDHWWQTETGWPIAANLPGVEAVPTKAGSATYPVPGFNVQILDRDGDRAAPMQQGSVVIKQPLPPGCLTGIWRDPQRFHSAYMAAFPGYYLTGDGGYFDEDGYLFIMGRTDDVINVAGHRLSTGEMEEVVGGHSAVAECAVIGIHDDLKGQLPIGLVIPKDGFDGDEAKLEAELISLVRERIGPIACFKQVLVVNRLPKTRSGKILRKLLRNIADGKPFGIPSTIDDPTSLEDVHVAMCERSVGAAERAKPLDL; from the coding sequence ATGACCCTCTATCAGCGTACTTATCAGCAGTCGGTGGAGCATCCCGAAACTTTCTGGGCAGAGCAGGCAAAACGGCTGCCATGGTACACACCACCAGCGACCACGCTCTCTTATGATGATCAACAGCACGCTTGCTGGTTTGGTGACGGCGAGCTGAATATTTGTTATGCCGCTATTGATTATCACGTTGAGCAAGGACGGGGCGGCCAACCCGCTATTTTTTGGGATTCTCCCGTTACTCAGTCAAAGCAGACGATTACTTATCATGAGTTGCGCGACCGCGTAGCCAAATTTGCCGGTGGACTTGCAAGCTTAGGCGTTACCAAAGGTGATCGGGTGGTTATCTACATGCCTATGGTGCCGGAAGCTTTGGTTGCCATGTATGCCTGTGCTCGCTTAGGTGCTGTGCATTCTGTGGTTTTTGGTGGCTTTGCACCCCATGAATTAGCCATCCGTATCGAAGATGCAGAGCCAAAGGTCATTGTTGCAGCATCTTGTGGGGTCGAAGTTGATAAGGTGCTGCCCTATAAGCCAATTATTGAGCAAGCTATCACTCTGAGTAGTTTCAAACCTGATGCTTGTGTTGTTTTTCAGCGTGAAGCGCTCCACGCAGAACTATTAGAGGGCGATTACGACTGGGCTGAACTAGTGGCAAGTGCTCCTTTTGCGGACTGCGTGTCCGTTAAGGCAACAGACCCACTGTATGTGCTCTATACTTCTGGAACTACTGGCAAGCCCAAAGGGGTAGTGCGCGATACCGGCGGCTACGCCGTCGCTCTGGCTTACTCCATGGAAGCTATCTATGCACTGGAGCCAGGCGATGTGATGTTTACTGCCTCTGACGTAGGTTGGGTAGTAGGCCACTCTTATATTGTTTATGCGCCTTTGCTTCGCGGTTGCACCACCATTGTTTATGAGGGGAAACCGGTAAAAACGCCGGATGCTGGGAGTTTCTGGCGGATAATTGATGAGTATAAAGTGAAGAGCTTTTTCACTGCACCGACGGCATTTCGGGCGATTAAAAAAGAGGACCCTGATGCTAAGCTGCTAGGCAACTACGATATCAGTAGCCTTGAACATCTCTATGTGGCTGGCGAGCGTTTAGATCCACCAACCTTTCATTGGCTAGATGATCTACTAGATGTGCCTGTTATCGACCACTGGTGGCAAACCGAAACAGGTTGGCCTATTGCGGCTAACCTACCAGGCGTTGAGGCAGTACCAACCAAAGCAGGCTCTGCTACGTATCCAGTGCCGGGCTTTAATGTACAAATATTAGACCGTGATGGTGATCGGGCTGCACCCATGCAGCAGGGGAGTGTGGTGATTAAACAGCCACTACCACCAGGCTGTTTAACCGGTATATGGCGTGACCCACAACGCTTTCATAGCGCTTACATGGCAGCCTTTCCAGGCTATTACTTAACCGGTGATGGCGGCTACTTCGATGAAGATGGCTATTTGTTCATCATGGGAAGAACCGATGATGTGATCAATGTCGCTGGACATCGCCTATCGACTGGTGAAATGGAAGAGGTTGTAGGAGGGCACTCAGCCGTTGCAGAATGCGCGGTGATTGGTATTCACGATGATCTAAAAGGGCAGTTGCCCATTGGCTTGGTGATCCCCAAGGATGGCTTTGATGGTGATGAGGCTAAGCTTGAAGCCGAGCTAATTAGTTTAGTACGTGAACGTATTGGGCCAATTGCGTGCTTTAAGCAGGTGTTAGTGGTTAATCGATTACCTAAAACGCGCTCTGGTAAAATATTGCGTAAGCTATTGCGCAATATTGCAGATGGTAAACCGTTTGGCATACCTTCGACGATTGATGACCCCACTAGCCTGGAGGACGTTCATGTCGCTATGTGCGAGCGCTCAGTGGGTGCTGCGGAACGAGCTAAACCGTTAGACCTCTGA
- a CDS encoding SCP2 sterol-binding domain-containing protein: protein MSSNTLEKLQARFNSEAAKGMDEVFQFHFTDAGSHYLNIQDGTLDAQEGEHDDPSVSLTMSTETLKGIMSGDVNGMTAFMTGKLKATGNVMLATKLTTLFPSK from the coding sequence ATGTCATCGAATACGCTTGAAAAGTTACAAGCCCGTTTCAACTCAGAAGCAGCAAAAGGCATGGATGAAGTGTTTCAATTCCATTTCACTGATGCAGGCAGCCACTACTTGAATATTCAAGACGGTACCCTCGACGCTCAAGAGGGCGAACACGATGATCCTTCCGTTAGTTTGACGATGAGTACCGAGACCCTAAAAGGCATCATGAGTGGCGACGTTAATGGCATGACTGCCTTCATGACTGGAAAATTGAAGGCAACAGGTAATGTCATGCTGGCTACCAAGCTCACCACCCTATTCCCGAGTAAGTAA
- the dnaQ gene encoding DNA polymerase III subunit epsilon encodes MRQVILDTETTGIDPKDGHRLVEIGAVEMINRRFTGRSYHQYINPERHIDAEVVAVHGIDDAKVANEPVFAEIADAFWAFIEGAELVIHNAPFDVGFIDHELTMLNQRRKAPVLGPVREHCRILDTLVMAREMHPGQRNNLDALCKRYDIDNGHRVLHGALLDAEILADVYLAMTGGQTALTLDAEASNKQQERQASQGLSVERLSLSPGQLRVIRPTVDEHAAHQAKCQAHKLRWFEELRADA; translated from the coding sequence ATGCGCCAAGTGATTTTAGATACTGAAACTACCGGTATTGACCCAAAAGATGGTCACCGATTGGTGGAAATTGGTGCTGTTGAAATGATTAATCGGCGGTTTACCGGCCGCTCCTATCATCAATACATTAACCCTGAGCGGCATATCGACGCTGAAGTCGTCGCGGTTCATGGTATTGATGATGCAAAAGTGGCTAATGAACCAGTATTTGCAGAAATTGCAGACGCTTTTTGGGCATTTATCGAAGGTGCTGAGCTAGTCATTCACAACGCTCCCTTCGATGTTGGGTTCATTGATCATGAGCTAACGATGCTCAACCAGCGGCGCAAAGCGCCGGTGCTAGGCCCTGTGCGAGAGCATTGCCGTATTCTTGACACGTTGGTCATGGCCAGGGAGATGCACCCCGGCCAGCGTAATAACTTAGATGCACTATGTAAGCGATATGATATAGACAATGGGCACCGCGTATTACACGGTGCTTTGCTAGATGCTGAGATTCTGGCAGACGTTTACTTGGCGATGACGGGAGGCCAAACAGCACTAACGCTAGATGCTGAGGCTTCCAATAAGCAGCAAGAGCGCCAGGCAAGCCAGGGGCTATCTGTTGAGCGGCTGTCACTTAGCCCAGGGCAGTTACGGGTTATTCGCCCCACTGTCGACGAACACGCTGCGCATCAAGCTAAATGCCAAGCGCATAAGCTACGCTGGTTTGAGGAACTCCGCGCCGATGCTTAG
- a CDS encoding alpha/beta fold hydrolase, producing MTELAVVELHAIDLPAEQDGHEQLPLVVIHGLLGSADNWRSHLKVWQRSRRVIAVDLRNHGRSPHAEGMRYSAMSEDVLAVLDKLSIDRAHILGHSMGGKVAITLARLAPERCASLIVADIAPVAYQHGHDDVFAALERVKEGAPTNRREADALLAEHVDSRPTRLFLATNLVRNEQGVMSVRVGLDEIKRGYDAIIGVPDGDRPFDGPTLVLRGSDSHYVGDHMLPALREMLPKARVVTLKQAGHWLHADQPEAFQQAVETFIAAQS from the coding sequence ATGACCGAACTTGCTGTCGTCGAACTTCATGCCATTGACTTGCCTGCCGAGCAAGATGGTCATGAGCAGTTGCCGTTAGTGGTTATTCATGGATTGTTAGGCAGTGCTGATAACTGGCGCTCGCATCTTAAAGTATGGCAGCGTAGCCGGCGAGTGATTGCCGTTGATTTACGCAATCATGGGCGCTCACCCCATGCAGAAGGTATGCGCTACTCTGCCATGAGTGAGGATGTGTTGGCGGTGTTGGATAAATTGTCTATCGATCGTGCGCATATTCTTGGGCACTCCATGGGTGGAAAAGTAGCCATTACGCTTGCTCGTTTGGCGCCTGAGCGCTGCGCTTCACTAATCGTTGCTGATATTGCGCCGGTCGCTTATCAGCATGGCCATGATGATGTGTTTGCCGCGTTGGAACGGGTAAAAGAAGGTGCGCCTACCAACCGTCGCGAAGCAGATGCCCTGCTTGCAGAGCATGTTGATTCACGGCCAACGAGGTTATTTCTTGCTACTAACCTAGTGCGCAACGAGCAAGGGGTAATGAGCGTTCGGGTTGGCTTGGATGAGATTAAGCGTGGCTACGACGCTATTATTGGAGTGCCAGATGGAGACCGCCCCTTCGATGGCCCAACTCTGGTGCTTCGTGGCTCCGATTCTCACTATGTGGGCGACCATATGCTGCCTGCGTTGCGGGAGATGTTGCCTAAGGCAAGGGTGGTAACCCTTAAGCAAGCAGGTCATTGGTTGCATGCAGACCAGCCTGAGGCGTTTCAACAAGCGGTTGAGACTTTTATCGCGGCGCAGTCGTAG
- the nudC gene encoding NAD(+) diphosphatase, which yields MLRREIPYHAREGRVIRVSRSHLAPAPLLAGGELTPLQPAQPWSEEMQPLCYWHDEPVALLVENTPGDGWIDGRQWLGDLPASWFSLLSTALQVGAWLENHRFCGRCGEKATKLEAEFAMHCHACGHRNYPRISPCIITLVTCGEAMLLARSPRFPPGRYSTLAGFIEPGESAEEAVHREVFEEVGVHVDQLRYHQSQAWPFPHSLMFGFFAEATTRRIHIDGVEISDAAWFSPRQLPALPPPYSISRELIETHLARWRN from the coding sequence ATGCTTAGACGTGAAATTCCCTACCATGCGCGTGAAGGACGTGTTATCCGTGTCTCCCGTAGTCACTTGGCTCCTGCGCCCTTATTGGCTGGCGGTGAGCTGACCCCCTTGCAGCCTGCACAGCCCTGGAGTGAGGAGATGCAGCCGTTATGCTATTGGCACGATGAGCCGGTAGCACTGCTGGTTGAAAACACTCCGGGGGATGGTTGGATCGACGGCCGACAATGGCTCGGGGATTTACCCGCATCATGGTTTAGCCTGCTTTCTACGGCGTTGCAGGTCGGTGCTTGGTTGGAAAATCATCGTTTCTGTGGCCGCTGCGGAGAAAAAGCGACTAAGCTTGAGGCTGAATTTGCCATGCATTGCCATGCCTGTGGGCATCGCAATTACCCGCGTATTTCACCTTGTATCATTACCTTGGTAACCTGCGGCGAAGCGATGTTGCTAGCGCGTAGTCCTCGTTTTCCACCAGGGCGGTATTCAACGCTTGCGGGGTTTATTGAGCCTGGAGAGTCTGCTGAGGAGGCCGTGCATCGGGAGGTGTTTGAAGAGGTAGGGGTGCACGTTGACCAGCTTCGTTACCATCAAAGCCAGGCGTGGCCATTTCCGCACTCACTAATGTTTGGCTTTTTTGCTGAAGCAACCACGCGGCGTATTCACATTGATGGAGTCGAGATTAGTGATGCCGCGTGGTTTTCGCCGCGACAGCTACCCGCGCTGCCGCCGCCTTACTCTATCTCGCGTGAGCTCATTGAGACTCACTTGGCACGTTGGCGTAATTAA
- the gloB gene encoding hydroxyacylglutathione hydrolase — protein MMSVTPIPALSDNYIWLIRQDTSQSVCVVDPGEAAPVIERLERESLQLETILVTHHHHDHTGGLHELIKRYSPRVVGPANSSIEGVNEPVSDGDEVRVLGRLFEVIATPGHTLDHLSYFTPGIPALLFCGDTLFCAGCGRLFEGSPAQMFASLKRFMELPADTLVFAAHEYTLANLLFARTADPSNEDIKHALQECEKARALDRPTLPSTIGRELKINPYLRVDTDSVRQAAGTQGSNDDDLATFTTLREWKNRF, from the coding sequence ATGATGAGCGTGACACCGATTCCTGCCCTTAGCGATAACTATATTTGGCTAATAAGACAAGATACCAGTCAAAGCGTTTGCGTGGTGGATCCTGGTGAAGCGGCACCTGTCATCGAGCGTCTTGAGCGTGAGTCTTTGCAGTTGGAAACCATTTTGGTTACTCACCACCATCATGATCATACTGGTGGGCTGCATGAGTTGATTAAACGCTACTCACCCCGTGTTGTGGGTCCTGCAAACTCATCAATTGAAGGTGTTAACGAGCCGGTTAGTGATGGCGACGAAGTAAGGGTCTTAGGGCGCTTATTTGAAGTAATAGCGACGCCTGGCCACACCTTAGACCACCTCAGCTATTTCACCCCGGGTATTCCTGCTCTGCTTTTCTGTGGTGACACACTATTTTGTGCCGGTTGCGGCCGTCTGTTTGAAGGGTCACCAGCACAAATGTTCGCTTCACTGAAAAGGTTTATGGAACTCCCTGCGGATACACTGGTCTTTGCAGCCCATGAGTATACGCTGGCCAATCTGCTATTTGCTCGTACTGCAGACCCAAGCAATGAAGACATTAAACACGCCTTGCAGGAGTGTGAGAAGGCGCGCGCCTTAGATAGGCCCACTTTACCCAGCACGATAGGACGCGAGCTGAAAATTAACCCTTATCTGCGTGTGGATACTGACAGTGTGCGCCAAGCGGCAGGCACTCAGGGCTCTAATGACGATGATCTCGCAACGTTCACCACTCTGCGCGAGTGGAAGAACCGTTTTTAA
- a CDS encoding class I SAM-dependent methyltransferase translates to MSNSSMALMLAKQMAQSEAYWQTEAGRSLWDVQRACLGPVVEGRKGGHSLEMSMGPALMTMSAIPHVVRWAPVRSLAESTSTLICPPDQLALPDRCMDTVVVHHWLEHLPDAHFTLQEAARVTADNGVLVLFGFNPVGLGGLVQRWRKKRSQFPWNGQWHTANRLRDWLAFVDFKVERVDYCCFRGPMSATCGERWEAWGRRHNLPLGESYMIQAQRRERHAPIERVKFGLRAPISASSLGATRNGASAHCHSSNQGRLKKDRERE, encoded by the coding sequence ATGTCAAATTCGTCGATGGCACTCATGCTGGCAAAGCAGATGGCTCAAAGCGAGGCGTATTGGCAAACTGAGGCCGGCCGTTCGCTTTGGGATGTGCAGCGTGCTTGTCTTGGTCCTGTGGTGGAAGGGCGTAAAGGCGGGCATAGCTTAGAGATGAGCATGGGACCAGCATTGATGACAATGTCAGCTATACCCCATGTGGTTCGCTGGGCGCCTGTTCGTTCACTGGCTGAGTCAACGTCAACACTTATATGTCCACCGGATCAGTTAGCCCTGCCTGACCGCTGCATGGATACGGTAGTTGTGCATCATTGGTTAGAGCACCTGCCTGATGCCCATTTTACACTTCAAGAAGCAGCGCGAGTGACGGCTGATAACGGTGTATTGGTTCTATTTGGTTTTAACCCAGTTGGCCTTGGTGGTTTGGTCCAACGCTGGCGTAAAAAACGGTCGCAGTTTCCTTGGAATGGGCAATGGCACACTGCTAATCGGCTGCGGGATTGGCTGGCATTTGTCGACTTTAAGGTAGAGCGCGTAGACTACTGCTGCTTTCGTGGTCCAATGAGCGCTACTTGTGGCGAACGCTGGGAGGCTTGGGGCCGACGGCATAACCTCCCTTTGGGCGAAAGCTACATGATTCAAGCGCAGCGTCGCGAGCGTCATGCCCCCATCGAGCGAGTTAAATTTGGGCTGCGTGCTCCGATTTCTGCCTCCTCGCTTGGGGCGACACGTAACGGTGCTTCAGCGCACTGCCACTCTTCAAACCAAGGTCGTCTGAAAAAGGATAGAGAGCGTGAGTAA
- a CDS encoding ABC transporter substrate-binding protein, protein MLHPFSRPWLVALSLAPLASILLLLFSNSIAYANKETTVSTEELRLESEVKVPEGLWSPLPDLVEEDEVEEEAPTMALTPPPPLDPPPLKQLTLMLDWYLSPQHAALIVAHERGLFAAQGLEVELQTPADPSIAIKLLAAGEVDLALARQPLLHLHAHDGAPIARIGTLFETPLTAVIVAGNQYEDNQAYLAGLHYGFSTREGRDAVLAHLLPRSIQQIDDFSPPENVRFSSATALRDGSVDAIADGFYHYLPPQLATEGIATHVIQYHELKIPRHDGLIVLANSDSMVRRAPTWSRFLIALEEASHWIIDNPDAAWTLLATTHPVLDNAINATAWEDLLRRMTLSPAALDTRRYTTFENYLLQADLIDAKLPTSRLAIDPHSMLR, encoded by the coding sequence ATGTTGCATCCGTTTTCCCGCCCATGGCTAGTTGCGTTGTCACTCGCACCACTAGCATCAATCTTGTTGTTATTATTTTCAAATTCAATCGCTTACGCAAACAAAGAAACCACTGTCAGCACTGAAGAACTACGTCTTGAAAGCGAAGTAAAGGTTCCTGAAGGATTATGGTCACCCTTGCCAGATCTGGTAGAGGAAGATGAGGTTGAAGAAGAGGCCCCGACAATGGCCCTCACACCACCTCCACCTCTAGATCCACCTCCTTTAAAACAACTAACGCTAATGCTTGATTGGTACCTAAGCCCACAGCATGCAGCCTTAATTGTTGCCCATGAGCGAGGACTATTTGCCGCACAGGGGCTCGAGGTTGAACTGCAAACGCCTGCCGATCCCTCGATTGCCATTAAACTGTTAGCCGCTGGGGAAGTCGATCTTGCGTTAGCACGCCAGCCCCTACTTCATCTACATGCACATGATGGAGCTCCAATTGCTCGTATCGGTACTCTATTTGAAACGCCTTTAACTGCTGTCATTGTGGCGGGTAACCAATATGAAGATAACCAAGCGTATCTTGCAGGCCTGCATTACGGCTTTTCTACTCGTGAAGGGCGTGATGCTGTGCTAGCGCACCTACTGCCCCGCTCCATACAGCAAATCGATGACTTTTCGCCGCCTGAAAACGTACGCTTTTCTTCCGCGACCGCGCTAAGAGATGGCAGTGTCGATGCCATTGCAGATGGCTTCTATCACTACTTACCCCCGCAGCTTGCAACAGAAGGTATTGCAACGCATGTTATTCAATACCACGAGCTCAAGATTCCCCGCCATGACGGGCTGATTGTACTCGCCAATAGCGATTCAATGGTTCGCCGCGCGCCCACATGGTCAAGGTTTTTGATTGCATTAGAAGAGGCTAGCCATTGGATAATCGATAACCCAGATGCTGCCTGGACACTATTAGCTACAACTCATCCAGTCCTAGACAACGCCATCAATGCCACTGCATGGGAAGACCTGCTAAGACGTATGACATTGAGTCCTGCAGCGCTTGATACAAGGCGCTATACGACATTTGAAAACTATTTATTACAGGCTGATCTTATTGATGCCAAGCTGCCAACTTCGCGCTTAGCGATCGACCCACATTCGATGCTGCGTTGA
- the rnhA gene encoding ribonuclease HI produces the protein MSKQAAEGLPRVTIYTDGACRGNPGPGGWGVVLSSGQHEKTLKGYEAETTNNRMELMAAIMALRTLNKPCEVSLWTDSQYVRQGITQWIHNWIKRGWKTAAKQSVKNAELWKTLHEETQRHNVDWHWVKGHSGHPGNERADALANEAIDEHQRSTTCAK, from the coding sequence GTGAGTAAGCAAGCAGCCGAAGGGCTGCCCCGGGTGACAATTTATACCGATGGGGCGTGCCGAGGAAATCCAGGTCCGGGTGGCTGGGGGGTCGTGCTCTCAAGTGGTCAGCATGAGAAGACATTGAAAGGCTATGAAGCTGAGACAACAAATAACCGTATGGAGTTAATGGCCGCCATTATGGCGCTGCGAACACTAAATAAACCCTGCGAAGTATCCCTCTGGACGGACTCTCAATACGTTCGGCAGGGGATCACTCAGTGGATCCACAACTGGATCAAGCGCGGTTGGAAAACAGCGGCGAAACAGTCGGTAAAAAATGCTGAGCTTTGGAAAACTCTGCATGAGGAGACCCAGCGGCACAACGTAGATTGGCACTGGGTAAAAGGGCATAGCGGTCACCCTGGAAACGAGCGAGCAGATGCCTTAGCGAATGAAGCCATTGATGAGCATCAGAGGAGCACCACATGCGCCAAGTGA